In Erinaceus europaeus unplaced genomic scaffold, mEriEur2.1 scaffold_912, whole genome shotgun sequence, the genomic window ACTGCTCACAGTTTCTCCAGGCTTCTAGGGGTTTTGATAGGGGTGGATTGACAGAGAAGTGGGcagctttttgttttcttttttaattgttgtgggGTCTCTCACGCATGCAATTCCATTGCTCTGGGATgtcttttcattcaaatagagaacaaaagagagggagagacaccacagtattagATCTTTCATGCGGTGCTAGGGCACAAACCTGGGCCTTACACATGACAAGACATACACCTCATTTGATGAGCTGCCGCTCTAGTCCCAGGAAATAGCTTTCTGCTCATGATAGAAAGGTAATCTTTGCAAAGGCCTGCCTCCAGCCTTTGCTGAAGTCACGTTCCCAGGAACTGACAGGATTTGGGCAGGAGATGAGGCAGCAAGGACCAGTTACATCCTTTCCACCTGCAAGACCTGAGACTGATTGAATTACTTTGCGACTTGTAATTACTAttagaggaaagagaaatgaggctcaaagaatttttttattatatttatttattggatagagacagccagaaattgaggaaggcggagatagagagggagagagacacacacctacatacatccctgcttcaccactcacaaagctacccctgccccccccccgcccccagaggtggggactgggggcttgtatccgggtccttgcacactgttaggtgcactcaaccaggcgcaccgccacctggccctttaAGATTCATTTTGTGTACTTGATTGGGTAGAAATCTGAGGTCCCTCCGTCCCAACTCACATGAGCCTGAGAGTTTGCTGTTGGGGTTTGAGGGGCACATCCTGACCTTACCTACTCTGTGTCCTTCTTCATAAGGTCATGGAAGAGATTGCTTCCCAGGAGAAAAACATCGCAGCTCTTGAAAAAGCCATCCTTGACCAGGAAGGGCCTGCCAAGGTGGCTCACACACGCCTGGAGACCAGGACACACCGGCCTAACGTGGAGCTGTGCCGTGATATCGCCCAGTATAGGCTCATCAGGGAGGTCCAGGACATCACCAGCAATATTGAGAGGTAGGCTGGCAGAGATAGGGCTGCTGGAGCTCCATTTAAACTTGGTTATTTCttaaccccacccccttttatttttgccagagcaccactaatgtgttgtttttttaattttttaaaaaatttttgtttataaagaggaaacactgaggccccacacctgtggacatctgatctttgacaaaggggctcagactattaagtgggggaagcagagtctcttcaacaaatggtgttggaaacagtgggttgaaacatgcagaagaatgaaactgaaccactgtctttcaccaaatacaaaagtaaattccaagtggattaaggacttggatgttagaccagaaaatatcagatacttagaggaaaatattggcagaactcttttccacataaattttaaagacatcttcaatgaaacgaattcaattacaaagaagactaaggcaagtataaacctatgggactacatcaaattaaaaagcttcttcacagcaaaagaaaccactacccaaaccaagagacccctcacaggatgggagaagatctttacatgccatacatcagacaagagtttaataaccaatatatataaagagcttgccaaactcaacaacaagacaacaaataaccccatccaaaaatggggggaggacatggacagaatattcaccacagaagagatccaaaaggccgagaaacacatggaaaaatgctccaagtctctgattgtcagagaaatgcaaatcaagacaacaatgagatatcacttcactcctgtgagaatgtcatacatcagaaaaggtaacagcagcaaatgctggagagggtgaggggtcaaaggaaccctcctgcactgctggtgggaatgttattggtccaacctctgtggagaacagtctggagaactctcagaagtctagaaatggacctaccctatgatcctacaattcctctcctggggatagatcctaaggaacccaacatagccatccaaaaagatctgtgtacacatatgttcttggcagcacaatttgtagtagccaaaacctggaagcaacccaggtgtccaacaacagatgagtggctgagcaatttgtggtatatatacaatggaatactactcagctgtaaaaaatggtgacttcaccattttcagccgatcttggatggaccttgaaaaaatcatgttgactgaaataagtcagaaacagaatatgggatgatctcactctcaggccgaagttgaaaaacaagatcagaaaagaaaacacaagtagaacctgaaatagaattggcatatcgcaccaaagtaaaagactctggggtgggtggatggggagaatacaggtccaagaaggattcagaggacctagtgggggttgtacgtTATAtgggaactggggaatgttaagcatgtacaaactattgtatttactgttgaatgtaaaacattaattccccaatttaaaaaaatagaaaaaaaaaagaggaaacactgacaaaaaccttaggataagaggggtgcaactacacacaatttccaccaccagaactccatattccatcccctcccctgatagctttcccattctctatccctctgggagcatggacccagggtcattatgggatgcagaaggtggaagttctggcttctgaaattgcttccctgctgaacatggacattgacaggtcgatccatactcctagcctgtctctctctttccctagtggggcgaggctctggggaaccaggactccaggacacattggtgggatcctctgcccagggaagtctggttggcatgatgttagcatttggaacctggtggctgaaaaaagagttaacatataaagccaaaaaaaaagttcactaatcatgaacttaaaggctggaaatattcttatgaagagttggggggggtctccattttgtaaatatttagtagagtcctatttcagttatattccaaagagcccatgactatactagttttttttttttcccttgagcctgacatctgatatgcaggtggatctaagttattgtctggggagatgatgtcatggctgggaaaaggaccagaaagctggatcagggaagaaagtagctaccaaatatgggaaaggtgtataaatattgttgaataaaattccatattcagcttaaaacttggaagcaatccagatgcccaacaacagatgaatggctgagaaagcttggtatatatacacaatggaatattacgcagctattaagaacaatgaacccactttctctgacccatctgggatggagctagaaggaattatgttaagtgagctaagtcagaaagacaaagacaagtatgggatcatcccactccccactcataaacagaagttgagaaagaataacagaaagggaaactcaaagcaggatttgactgagtttggagtagggtaccaaagtaaaaatctctgggttgaggctgagggtggatgttcagcttcactgggggaggggaggaggataagatgggacaaagtcttttggtggtgggaatggtgtttatgtacattcctattaacctgtagtcatataaatcactatttaattaatatgagaggggcaaaaattgattgaatgtctcaaactttttaatgcatagaccataggctgagtctttgaaatgttaactctcttaaaagcttagaccagggagaacagaagcaactggtgacattactctataaaacacagctataatctctggtttatggtggtgctggagattgaatctaggagctcagggcctcaggcatgatggtcatttgcataaccaatatgctggctccccagcttcaTTTAAGTTTGGCATGTAAGTAGTGTTGCCTGCTGGGCAGGCGTTGATTTGCATCTCTAGGGTTGAagggcacacttttttttttccaagggcCCTTTATAAGGTAGTCTCTACGAACCTCAGCCAGTTAAGAAATGGGTtccaggggggctgggtggtagcacaccaggttaagtgcacatgacacgaagcacaaggactggcacaaggatcctggttcgagcccctggctccccacctgtaggggagtcacttcacaggtggtaaaacagatttggaggtgtctgtcttcctctcccactctctatctccccttttctctcaatttctgccctatccaacagcaacaatggaaaaaaatggccgccaggagcagtggattcacagggcaggcactcagccccagagataaacctggaggaaaaaagggggggcatatCAATTTTAAATGTATCTGAGGAAGCCCAAATCTAGTTGTATAGGTAAaatctatattttccccatattttctttttttagccaaagcactacttagctctggtgtatggtagtgccaggaattgaacccaggacctctaagctttaggcatgaaagtctgttgcataagctGCTGTGTTATCTCACTGGCAAAACTACGGTTTTAAACGTTGGCAGTTCATGGGGTTGTATACCTTGAGAATGTGGTCTGTGGCCTCCAATCCAATGCCTGTCTTAAGAACATATCAACATGGTTTCTAccaccaatactttttttttcctaccactcGTTTTTCACCTTCTAGATTAAAGGAAACACTGGCCCaagctcaggtggagctgaaaggACTGAATCGCAGACAGCTGGCCCTGCAGGAGGAGATCCAGGTCAAAGAGAACACCATCTACATTGACGAGGTGCTGTGTATGCACATGAGGAAGTCTATCCCTCTGAGGGAAGGGGATGCCCGCGAGGAGTGGGCCGGGGGCCTGCGCTCCAAAGCTGTCTGCTGACCACAGGGACAGTTCAAGGCCTCATTAAACCACATCACAAGACAGCGGTGCCGAGCTCTCATTTCAGGAAGCCTGCC contains:
- the LOC132536714 gene encoding tektin-1-like — encoded protein: MCGFCFSSVSLEDWLDFSNTNVEKADKQRNNSLLMKALVDRILSQTAGDLRKQCDVVDTAFKNGLKETKDARDKLAAHLAKVMEEIASQEKNIAALEKAILDQEGPAKVAHTRLETRTHRPNVELCRDIAQYRLIREVQDITSNIERLKETLAQAQVELKGLNRRQLALQEEIQVKENTIYIDEVLCMHMRKSIPLREGDAREEWAGGLRSKAVC